In a single window of the Verrucomicrobiia bacterium genome:
- the solA gene encoding N-methyl-L-tryptophan oxidase — MPTWDVIVLGLGGMGSAAACHLARRGLRVLGLDAYDPPHDRGSSHGATRVIRQAYFEHPSYVPLLLRAYELWHELEQSTQSNLLCLPGGLMMGNPDSEVVAGSLRSARQFDLPHELLETADLRKRFPLFQVPEGTVALFEPSAGLVYCDRAVAAHLRAAIRHGAEIRVNSPVLTWETTAGGVEVRTSRDRFQAGQLVVTPGPWAPDILQRLRLPLRIERQVLFWFKPPGGIGPFLPEQFPVYVWEHDDGDLPYGFPSVDGPDGGVKFALYRSPCVEFCTPGTVDRRIRPDDEVPLRRLLRRFLPALDGPVVRAMTCMYTLTPDLHFVIDRPPGQPRVAVAAGFSGHGFKFCPVVGEILADLVTDQTPRFDLSLFGMSRFPRNPPGRD; from the coding sequence GTGCCGACATGGGATGTGATCGTCTTGGGGCTGGGCGGAATGGGGAGCGCGGCGGCGTGTCATCTGGCCCGGCGCGGCCTGCGCGTCCTGGGTCTCGACGCCTACGATCCGCCCCACGACCGCGGATCGAGTCACGGCGCGACACGGGTGATCCGGCAGGCGTACTTCGAGCATCCGTCCTACGTCCCGCTGCTCCTCCGCGCCTACGAGCTTTGGCATGAACTCGAACAGTCCACCCAGTCGAACCTGCTGTGCCTGCCGGGTGGCCTGATGATGGGAAACCCGGATTCCGAGGTGGTCGCCGGCAGCCTCCGAAGTGCCCGGCAATTCGACCTTCCCCATGAACTGCTCGAGACCGCCGACCTCCGGAAGCGGTTTCCCCTGTTTCAGGTGCCGGAAGGAACCGTGGCCCTGTTCGAGCCCTCCGCCGGTCTGGTCTATTGCGACCGCGCGGTCGCCGCCCATCTCCGCGCAGCCATCCGTCATGGCGCGGAGATTCGCGTCAACAGTCCGGTGCTCACCTGGGAGACCACCGCCGGAGGGGTTGAAGTGCGGACCAGTCGCGACCGGTTTCAGGCGGGCCAGCTCGTCGTCACCCCGGGACCCTGGGCGCCGGATATTCTCCAGCGCCTTCGATTGCCCCTGCGGATCGAGCGCCAGGTCCTCTTCTGGTTCAAGCCCCCGGGCGGGATCGGTCCGTTCCTTCCCGAACAGTTCCCCGTTTATGTCTGGGAGCACGATGACGGCGATCTGCCCTACGGGTTCCCGTCCGTCGATGGACCGGACGGCGGCGTCAAGTTCGCCCTCTACCGCTCGCCGTGCGTCGAGTTCTGCACTCCGGGCACCGTGGACAGGCGGATCCGCCCGGACGACGAGGTTCCGCTTCGGCGGCTGCTCCGCCGGTTTCTGCCCGCCCTGGACGGTCCGGTGGTGCGGGCCATGACCTGCATGTACACCCTGACCCCCGACCTCCATTTCGTGATCGACCGCCCGCCTGGCCAGCCGAGAGTCGCCGTCGCCGCCGGCTTCTCCGGACACGGCTTCAAGTTCTGCCCCGTCGTGGGCGAGATCCTCGCGGATCTGGTGACGGATCAGACCCCGCGGTTCGACCTGTCGCTGTTCGGCATGTCACGATTCCCAAGGAATCCCCCGGGAAGAGATTGA
- a CDS encoding DoxX family membrane protein, whose amino-acid sequence MSMLEGGGRSGGPGRMAGLTADGLSVSARCVVGGLFVAMGLSKALDPVDFLKLVRQYELIEASVGLNLIAVVLPWFELFCGVLLLAGVAVRGTAVVSLGMLMPFSLVVWDRARGLHESLGGPFCGIRFDCGCGAGEVAICHKLAENAVLMLCSAWLLGAGGRRWCLWPALFRGRG is encoded by the coding sequence ATGTCCATGCTGGAAGGGGGGGGCCGGAGCGGCGGTCCGGGACGAATGGCGGGTCTGACCGCGGACGGGTTGAGCGTGTCGGCGCGATGCGTGGTGGGAGGGTTGTTTGTGGCGATGGGTTTGAGCAAGGCACTGGACCCGGTGGACTTCCTGAAGCTCGTCCGGCAGTACGAACTGATCGAGGCTTCGGTGGGGCTGAACCTGATCGCGGTGGTGTTGCCGTGGTTCGAGTTGTTCTGCGGGGTGCTCCTGCTGGCCGGGGTGGCGGTGCGGGGTACGGCGGTTGTGTCCCTGGGCATGCTCATGCCGTTTTCGCTGGTGGTGTGGGATCGGGCGCGGGGCCTGCACGAATCGCTGGGCGGGCCGTTCTGCGGGATCCGTTTCGACTGCGGGTGCGGGGCGGGGGAGGTGGCCATCTGCCACAAGCTGGCGGAGAACGCGGTGCTGATGCTGTGTTCCGCCTGGCTGCTGGGTGCCGGCGGGCGGCGCTGGTGCCTGTGGCCCGCGTTGTTCCGGGGCCGGGGTTGA
- a CDS encoding DUF1573 domain-containing protein: MKRLLFRILRRPAKVASFPRWAVVLVAGSLAGTAVLSAAQSPAPPAVAETAATAVGRAPRIEFATPNYDFGRVGAGQVVKHDFVFTNTGNATLVLTEVRPGCGCTTSGTWDSEVEPGRTGRIPIQFNSGGFSGRTSKSISVRCNDPQRPSLFLQISADVWTPVTLQPASVYFNLTGESPTNQVRTVRLVSNLDGPLTLEEPETESAAFRTHLKTVQPGREYELEVTTVLPLPTSYVHAPITIKTSSPEVPVLTVPATAMVQPVVTVMPATLTLPANWVPGGVAPAVTLRNTGSQPLVLTDPTLNVEGATVQVNELQPGRLFRLMLQIPAGAALRPGERWEVKVKTSHPSYPEITVPVVQAPRPATTTTLRPPLRPVTPPPPPPGAPLGPTYR, translated from the coding sequence GTGAAACGCCTCTTGTTCCGAATTCTCCGAAGACCTGCGAAGGTCGCCTCCTTCCCCCGCTGGGCCGTCGTGCTGGTGGCCGGTTCGCTGGCCGGGACGGCTGTGCTGAGCGCGGCGCAATCTCCGGCACCGCCTGCGGTGGCGGAGACCGCGGCGACCGCTGTGGGGCGGGCACCGCGGATCGAGTTTGCGACGCCGAACTACGATTTTGGGCGGGTGGGGGCCGGGCAGGTGGTGAAGCACGACTTCGTGTTCACGAACACCGGGAATGCGACGCTGGTGTTGACCGAGGTGCGTCCCGGATGCGGCTGCACCACCTCCGGGACCTGGGATTCGGAGGTGGAGCCGGGGAGGACCGGGCGGATTCCGATCCAGTTCAATTCGGGAGGATTCAGCGGGCGCACCTCGAAGAGCATCTCGGTGCGCTGCAATGATCCGCAGCGGCCCAGTCTGTTCCTGCAGATCTCGGCGGATGTGTGGACTCCGGTGACCCTCCAACCGGCCTCGGTGTATTTCAATCTCACGGGGGAATCGCCGACCAACCAGGTGCGGACGGTGCGGTTGGTGAGCAATCTGGACGGGCCGCTCACCCTGGAGGAGCCGGAGACCGAGAGCGCGGCCTTCCGCACCCACTTGAAGACGGTCCAACCCGGCCGGGAATACGAACTGGAAGTGACCACCGTCCTGCCCCTGCCGACCTCCTATGTTCACGCGCCCATCACCATCAAGACCTCGTCGCCGGAGGTGCCGGTGCTCACGGTACCGGCGACGGCGATGGTGCAGCCGGTGGTGACGGTGATGCCGGCGACCCTGACGTTGCCGGCCAACTGGGTGCCGGGCGGGGTGGCTCCGGCGGTGACCCTCCGCAACACCGGCAGTCAGCCGCTGGTCCTGACCGACCCGACTCTCAACGTCGAGGGGGCCACGGTTCAGGTGAACGAGTTGCAGCCGGGCCGGTTGTTCCGCCTGATGCTGCAGATCCCCGCGGGGGCGGCGTTGCGACCCGGAGAACGCTGGGAGGTGAAGGTGAAGACCAGTCACCCGAGCTACCCCGAGATCACCGTGCCGGTGGTCCAGGCGCCGCGTCCGGCCACCACCACGACCCTCCGGCCGCCCCTCCGGCCGGTGACGCCACCGCCGCCACCGCCGGGCGCTCCGCTCGGTCCGACCTACCGATGA